A genomic window from Streptomyces sp. MST-110588 includes:
- a CDS encoding MBL fold metallo-hydrolase produces MNGPAQITDSIWHLPFPVGHVYLARLADGGFAVVDAGVPGSAQAILDALKRLGGQPGELRQIVLTHSHIDHMGSAADLVAATGAQVLAGAPDAPYIQGTAPEPPPVHTAAEGPLHARILAGLAGAGMPPLRHTAVDTALRDGDTLDGWTEPVHVLHVPGHTPGGIALHLPAGKVLFPGDLIARAGDRVVLGPFNVDRTQAIASFRRLARLVAEAGVETVCVPHGEPILRGARELLAAATPETDWL; encoded by the coding sequence ATGAACGGACCCGCACAGATCACCGACTCCATCTGGCACCTCCCCTTCCCCGTCGGCCACGTCTACCTCGCCCGCCTCGCCGACGGCGGCTTCGCCGTGGTCGACGCCGGTGTCCCCGGATCGGCCCAGGCGATCCTCGATGCGCTCAAGCGCCTGGGCGGACAGCCGGGCGAGCTGCGGCAGATCGTGCTGACCCACTCCCACATCGACCACATGGGGTCGGCCGCCGACCTCGTGGCGGCCACCGGCGCACAGGTCCTGGCGGGCGCGCCGGACGCCCCGTACATCCAGGGGACGGCCCCCGAACCGCCGCCGGTGCACACTGCGGCGGAAGGCCCCCTGCACGCCCGCATCCTGGCGGGCCTGGCGGGCGCCGGCATGCCGCCGCTGCGGCACACGGCCGTGGACACGGCGCTGCGCGACGGTGACACGCTCGACGGCTGGACCGAGCCCGTCCACGTCCTGCACGTCCCGGGCCACACACCGGGAGGCATCGCCCTCCATCTGCCGGCCGGCAAGGTCCTCTTCCCCGGCGACCTCATCGCCAGGGCCGGGGACCGTGTCGTCCTAGGACCCTTCAACGTCGACCGGACGCAAGCCATCGCCTCCTTCCGCCGCCTGGCCCGCCTGGTCGCCGAGGCGGGGGTGGAGACGGTCTGCGTCCCGCACGGCGAACCGATCCTGCGGGGCGCCCGCGAGCTGCTGGCGGCGGCCACGCCGGAGACCGACTGGCTGTGA
- a CDS encoding MerR family transcriptional regulator, producing the protein MRIGELSERTGTSRRLLRYYEEQGLIVVGRCANGYRVYDESLVDRVLQIRGLLDAGLPTRIIKQILPCLDEPRSIHFPDATPEMLATLEREHDRIAARVESLIRDRDAIAAYLDAVRDGGRRDSAGAPVASEAA; encoded by the coding sequence ATGCGGATCGGGGAATTGTCGGAGCGGACGGGAACGTCGCGGCGGCTGCTGCGGTATTACGAGGAGCAGGGGCTGATCGTCGTGGGCCGCTGCGCGAACGGCTACCGCGTGTACGACGAGTCCCTGGTGGACCGGGTCCTGCAGATCAGGGGCCTGCTCGACGCCGGGCTGCCGACCAGGATCATCAAGCAGATCCTGCCGTGTCTCGATGAGCCGCGGTCGATCCATTTCCCCGACGCGACACCGGAGATGCTGGCCACGCTGGAGCGGGAGCACGACCGTATCGCCGCGCGCGTCGAGAGCCTGATCCGCGACAGGGACGCGATCGCCGCCTACTTGGACGCGGTGCGTGACGGTGGGCGGCGGGATTCCGCGGGTGCGCCGGTGGCCTCGGAGGCCGCCTGA
- a CDS encoding SDR family oxidoreductase — MARNILVTGGATGIGRAVAQHFAEQGEDVTITGRRRAPLERTAQETGVRAVVCDHTDPAALTCLLAELPARIDVLVNNAGGNTDFDADDGTDLASYARRFKANLDANLLTAALTTTAVEDRLAAGGAVVHIGSIAADQGSGAYGAAKAGLAAWNAGLADALGPRDITANVVSPGYIADTEFFRDKLRAERREWLVAATAVGRAGRPRDVAGAVAFLASPAARHVTGQVLNVNGGAYKSR; from the coding sequence ATGGCACGCAACATCCTGGTCACCGGCGGCGCCACCGGTATCGGCCGCGCCGTCGCACAGCACTTCGCCGAGCAGGGAGAGGACGTCACCATCACAGGACGCCGCCGCGCCCCCCTGGAGCGGACGGCCCAGGAAACCGGCGTCCGCGCCGTGGTCTGCGACCACACCGACCCAGCAGCCCTGACCTGCCTGCTGGCGGAACTGCCCGCGCGGATCGATGTCCTTGTCAACAACGCCGGCGGCAACACCGACTTCGACGCCGACGACGGTACGGATCTGGCTTCCTACGCGCGGCGCTTCAAAGCCAACCTCGACGCGAACCTGCTCACCGCCGCGCTCACCACCACAGCCGTGGAGGACCGGCTCGCGGCCGGCGGCGCGGTCGTCCACATCGGCTCGATCGCCGCGGACCAGGGATCCGGCGCCTACGGTGCGGCCAAGGCCGGACTCGCCGCATGGAACGCCGGCCTGGCGGACGCACTCGGACCACGCGACATCACCGCCAACGTCGTCTCGCCCGGCTACATCGCGGACACCGAGTTCTTCCGGGACAAGCTCCGTGCCGAGCGGCGCGAATGGCTTGTGGCGGCTACCGCCGTGGGGCGGGCGGGCCGGCCGCGGGACGTCGCGGGCGCGGTGGCGTTCTTGGCCTCACCGGCGGCCCGGCACGTCACGGGGCAGGTGCTGAACGTCAACGGAGGGGCGTACAAGAGCCGTTGA
- a CDS encoding endo-alpha-N-acetylgalactosaminidase family protein — protein sequence MAHGGHDGTPHGGTVTLTSAELAVRVEAAFPSVISYTGRGSGALLHGCHQTVTEVLIDGTAHTPKVTSQTDPRAARISYTLAFDGGTEIGVEIAVTGWRVDWRVTRITDTPALRVGTLQIPGLALLGVRSDQPAATLLAARIDLDKSRNGDTLIEVTADTPVDAAPIGCAYAVVATGELAGAIETNTVQDRPAPGTAWENGRLWRRTLGHGSHVVAQLAPGQWTHRAATAPVDATEPLPYATVIITGDRNGDGTADWQDAAIALRDIMVDPPGADEQHLRVVAHIPFNFASQATNPFLATLDDVKRIALATDGLRQFTLLKGYQSEGHDSAHPDYGGHYNERAGGLADLNTLLRAGKKWNSDFAVHVNTTESYPVAHAFSETLVDKNDEQWDWLDQSYRIDPRRDLVSGDIVRRFWQLREETDPALNMLYIDVFRESGWNSDRLQRHLRDMGWQITTEWGHGLERSALWAHWANETDYGGDGSRGINSRLIRFVRNHQKDVFANKWPTLLGAARMGNFEGWVGKTDWNAFYAIVWNDALPAKYLQAYPIRTWNEHEITFEGPTRTVVSDADGTRRITTDGRLVYDDGTYLLPWEPRRATDPDKLYHYNPGGGTTTWTLPRGWAGTRAVYAYRLTDQGRAGERRLPVRGGKITVTAEAGRPYVLHRHPAPAQGDPGWGEGTPLADPGFHSGTLAAWQVGATGTAADTDDHPFAPARPETAAQVERNALGDYELVIGAGGATAVTQRLTRLAPGPYAASVQVEVGRSAEERRRASLEVRTHDGITAANWTDTSTAVNHVAADRKHGTRFQRMFTHFTVPEGGGPITLTLKAAAGRARVRFDNVRVVAAPRTDPGDALVLEDFEHVPQGWGVFVKGDAGGVTDPRTHIAQKHAPFTQRGWNGKAVDDVIDEPRGPGGGQSLKSRGENRGLVYRTVPHTVRFTAGHRYRVTFRYENEKAGQYAWITAVDEPLPRELTRTPLPVATTPTTHTYVFTAPATGEAWVGLRKTGDDGKAECVLDSFEVRRIP from the coding sequence ATGGCGCACGGCGGGCACGACGGCACTCCCCACGGCGGCACGGTCACCCTGACCTCGGCCGAACTGGCGGTCCGCGTCGAGGCCGCCTTCCCGAGCGTCATCTCCTACACCGGCCGGGGCAGCGGCGCGCTCCTCCACGGCTGCCACCAGACGGTCACCGAGGTCCTCATCGACGGGACCGCCCACACCCCGAAGGTCACCTCCCAGACCGACCCGCGAGCGGCCCGGATCTCCTACACCCTCGCCTTCGACGGCGGTACCGAGATCGGCGTGGAGATCGCGGTCACCGGATGGCGCGTGGACTGGCGGGTCACCCGGATCACCGACACCCCCGCGCTGCGCGTGGGCACCCTGCAGATTCCCGGGCTCGCCCTGCTGGGCGTACGCAGCGACCAGCCCGCCGCCACCCTGCTGGCCGCCCGGATCGACCTCGACAAGTCCAGGAACGGTGACACCCTGATCGAGGTCACCGCGGACACCCCTGTGGACGCCGCGCCCATCGGGTGCGCGTACGCCGTGGTCGCCACCGGCGAACTGGCGGGCGCCATCGAGACCAACACCGTCCAGGACCGGCCCGCACCCGGCACGGCCTGGGAGAACGGGCGGCTGTGGCGGCGTACGCTCGGACACGGGAGCCACGTCGTCGCGCAACTGGCCCCCGGGCAGTGGACGCACCGCGCGGCCACCGCGCCGGTGGACGCCACCGAGCCGCTGCCGTACGCGACGGTGATCATCACCGGGGACCGCAACGGTGACGGGACGGCCGACTGGCAGGACGCGGCGATCGCGCTGCGCGACATCATGGTCGATCCGCCGGGCGCCGACGAGCAGCACCTGCGGGTCGTCGCCCACATCCCGTTCAATTTCGCCAGCCAGGCCACCAATCCGTTCCTCGCCACACTGGACGATGTCAAGCGGATCGCGCTGGCGACGGACGGGCTGCGGCAGTTCACCCTGCTGAAGGGGTATCAATCCGAGGGGCACGATTCCGCGCATCCCGATTACGGCGGCCATTACAACGAGCGGGCCGGCGGACTGGCCGACCTGAACACCCTGCTGCGCGCCGGAAAGAAATGGAACAGCGACTTCGCCGTACACGTCAACACCACCGAGTCCTATCCCGTCGCCCACGCCTTCTCCGAGACGCTGGTCGACAAGAACGACGAGCAGTGGGACTGGCTGGACCAGTCCTACCGCATCGACCCCCGCCGTGACCTGGTCTCCGGCGACATCGTCCGGCGCTTTTGGCAACTGCGCGAGGAGACCGATCCCGCGCTGAACATGCTCTACATCGACGTCTTCCGCGAATCCGGCTGGAATTCCGACCGCCTCCAGCGCCATCTGCGTGACATGGGCTGGCAGATCACCACCGAATGGGGCCACGGACTGGAGCGCTCCGCCCTGTGGGCGCACTGGGCGAACGAGACGGACTACGGCGGGGACGGGTCGCGCGGCATCAATTCCCGGCTGATCCGCTTCGTACGCAACCATCAAAAGGACGTCTTCGCGAACAAATGGCCCACGCTGCTGGGCGCGGCCCGGATGGGAAACTTCGAGGGCTGGGTCGGCAAAACCGACTGGAACGCGTTCTATGCGATCGTCTGGAACGACGCGCTGCCCGCCAAATACCTCCAGGCGTACCCGATCCGGACCTGGAACGAGCACGAGATCACCTTCGAGGGGCCGACGCGGACCGTCGTCTCGGACGCGGACGGCACCCGCCGCATCACCACCGACGGACGCCTGGTCTACGACGACGGAACGTACCTGCTGCCCTGGGAGCCGCGCCGCGCCACCGACCCGGACAAGCTCTACCACTACAACCCCGGCGGCGGCACCACCACATGGACCCTGCCCCGCGGCTGGGCCGGGACCAGAGCCGTGTACGCCTACCGGCTCACCGACCAGGGACGGGCCGGGGAGCGACGGCTGCCGGTCCGCGGCGGCAAGATCACCGTCACGGCCGAGGCGGGCCGGCCGTACGTGCTCCACCGGCACCCGGCTCCCGCCCAGGGCGATCCGGGCTGGGGCGAGGGCACACCCCTGGCCGACCCCGGCTTCCACTCCGGGACCCTGGCCGCCTGGCAGGTCGGCGCCACGGGAACCGCTGCGGACACGGATGACCACCCCTTCGCCCCCGCACGACCGGAAACGGCCGCCCAGGTCGAACGCAACGCGCTGGGTGACTACGAACTGGTGATCGGCGCGGGCGGCGCGACCGCCGTCACCCAGCGCCTGACCCGCCTGGCCCCCGGCCCGTACGCGGCCTCGGTCCAGGTGGAGGTCGGCAGGAGCGCGGAGGAGCGGCGCCGGGCATCGCTGGAGGTCCGTACGCACGACGGCATCACCGCCGCCAACTGGACCGATACCTCCACCGCGGTCAACCACGTCGCCGCCGACCGCAAACACGGCACCCGTTTCCAGCGGATGTTCACCCACTTCACCGTCCCGGAAGGCGGCGGCCCCATCACCCTCACCCTCAAAGCCGCCGCGGGCCGGGCCCGGGTCCGCTTCGACAACGTACGGGTCGTCGCGGCCCCCCGTACCGACCCCGGCGACGCGCTCGTCCTGGAGGACTTCGAACACGTCCCCCAGGGATGGGGCGTCTTCGTCAAGGGCGACGCGGGCGGCGTCACCGATCCGAGGACCCACATCGCCCAGAAACACGCCCCCTTCACCCAGCGCGGCTGGAACGGCAAGGCCGTCGACGACGTGATCGACGAGCCGCGCGGGCCCGGCGGCGGCCAGTCACTGAAGTCACGCGGCGAGAACCGGGGCCTGGTTTACCGGACCGTGCCGCACACCGTCCGCTTCACCGCCGGACACCGCTACCGGGTCACCTTCCGGTACGAGAACGAGAAGGCCGGCCAGTACGCCTGGATCACGGCCGTCGACGAGCCGCTGCCGCGCGAACTGACCCGTACGCCGCTGCCCGTCGCCACCACGCCGACCACCCACACGTACGTCTTCACGGCCCCGGCGACCGGCGAGGCATGGGTGGGCCTGCGCAAGACCGGCGACGACGGCAAGGCGGAATGCGTCCTGGACTCCTTCGAGGTACGCCGCATCCCGTGA
- a CDS encoding alpha/beta hydrolase has translation MQLHTHEWGTGDRIAVLIHGIMSDHRTWWRVGPALAERGYRVIAVDLRGHGRSPRGEYGDQIFADDLIDTLPQGVEVAIGHSLGGMALSLAVERLRPARAVYYDPAWTLGNRQRPVDPAMFAQLKRVTRQVIKTFNPRWDDVDVDLELETVDLWDVETAYALSGDQLKDRTPAKPVVPSLVQVAGEGFLFDAEAVKALADRGFEVRTVQGAGHTIHRDDFEAFMESLHGWI, from the coding sequence TTGCAGTTGCACACCCACGAATGGGGGACCGGCGACCGGATCGCGGTGCTGATCCACGGCATCATGTCGGACCACCGCACCTGGTGGCGGGTCGGCCCGGCACTCGCCGAGCGGGGCTATCGCGTGATAGCCGTCGACCTACGGGGCCACGGCCGCAGCCCGCGGGGGGAGTACGGCGACCAGATCTTCGCCGACGACCTCATAGACACCCTGCCCCAAGGTGTGGAGGTGGCGATAGGGCACTCACTGGGCGGCATGGCGCTGTCCTTGGCGGTGGAGCGGCTGCGGCCCGCGCGGGCGGTGTACTACGACCCGGCGTGGACGCTGGGCAATCGCCAACGGCCCGTGGACCCCGCGATGTTCGCCCAGCTCAAGCGGGTGACCCGGCAGGTGATCAAGACGTTCAACCCGCGCTGGGACGACGTCGACGTGGACCTCGAACTGGAGACCGTCGACCTGTGGGATGTAGAGACCGCGTACGCGCTGTCCGGTGACCAACTCAAGGACCGTACCCCCGCGAAGCCGGTCGTACCCTCCCTCGTGCAGGTGGCGGGCGAGGGATTCCTCTTCGATGCGGAAGCCGTGAAGGCGCTGGCCGACCGGGGCTTCGAGGTCCGTACGGTCCAGGGAGCCGGACACACCATCCACCGTGACGACTTCGAGGCGTTCATGGAGTCGCTGCACGGATGGATCTGA
- a CDS encoding flavin reductase family protein, translating into MTEQDFREAMAGVCAPVTIVTAAEDEIPYGVTVSAFASLSLRPAMVSVALDRSSGVLGRILTTGRFGVNMLAHGQDELARTFARRVPDRFAASKVPWRYDHGLPRLTGAPGWLVCRLRSAVEGGDHLLLLGEVVHVRTVRAAPLVYSHRTFGTHSTFAR; encoded by the coding sequence ATGACGGAGCAGGACTTCCGTGAGGCGATGGCCGGGGTCTGCGCCCCGGTGACGATCGTGACGGCGGCCGAGGACGAGATCCCTTACGGGGTCACGGTGAGCGCCTTCGCCTCTCTGTCACTGCGCCCCGCGATGGTGTCGGTGGCGCTGGACCGTTCCTCCGGCGTCCTCGGGCGCATCCTTACGACCGGGCGGTTCGGGGTGAACATGCTGGCCCACGGCCAGGACGAGCTGGCCAGGACCTTCGCCCGCCGGGTGCCCGACCGCTTCGCCGCGTCCAAGGTGCCCTGGCGCTACGACCACGGGCTGCCGCGGCTGACCGGCGCGCCGGGCTGGCTGGTGTGCCGGCTCCGCTCGGCGGTCGAGGGCGGCGACCACCTGCTGCTCCTCGGCGAGGTCGTACACGTCCGTACGGTCCGGGCCGCTCCCCTCGTCTACAGCCACCGCACCTTCGGCACCCACTCCACGTTCGCCCGCTGA
- a CDS encoding ABC transporter substrate-binding protein, with translation MTATVTVPRRAADSGTLRQRDGAAGSGPARRSVLAAGGALGAGALLTACGNGGGPGTDGSSGAAAGSWSFRDDRGKKVTAGVRPRRIVGYIASVAALHDFGVGCTGYFGPATYPNGRPTPQAGTLDLGGLTAVGSNHSDFSIEKYAALRPELLVSNMNQPPLLWMVPQEGAEKILGLAPSVGITTARTSLLTAIERYAALAASLGADLKDERVTGAKARFERAARRLRAAAGAKKGLKVLAVAAQPDTISAGVPTSFADVRYYSELGVEFVVPRKPGRDGFWENRSWENADLYDADVIFLDQRPNNVPMDELARSKPTWSRLPAVKAGQVVAWNNEAQYSYAGYAPLLERLADAVERAHKVT, from the coding sequence ATGACCGCAACCGTGACCGTTCCCCGCCGCGCGGCGGACAGCGGGACCTTACGGCAGCGCGACGGGGCCGCCGGCAGTGGCCCGGCCCGCCGGAGCGTGCTGGCCGCAGGCGGCGCACTGGGAGCGGGAGCGCTGCTGACGGCGTGCGGAAACGGTGGCGGCCCAGGTACGGACGGCTCCTCCGGAGCGGCGGCCGGAAGCTGGAGTTTCCGGGACGACCGCGGCAAGAAGGTCACGGCCGGCGTACGCCCCAGACGCATCGTCGGTTACATCGCCTCCGTGGCCGCGCTGCACGACTTCGGCGTCGGATGCACCGGCTACTTCGGGCCCGCCACCTACCCCAACGGCAGGCCGACGCCGCAGGCCGGCACCCTCGACCTCGGCGGGCTGACGGCCGTCGGCAGCAACCACAGCGACTTCAGCATCGAGAAGTACGCCGCACTGCGCCCCGAGTTGCTGGTCAGCAACATGAACCAGCCGCCCCTTTTGTGGATGGTGCCGCAGGAAGGCGCGGAGAAGATCCTGGGGCTGGCGCCCAGCGTCGGCATCACCACCGCCCGCACCTCACTGCTGACGGCCATCGAGCGCTACGCGGCGCTCGCCGCGTCCTTGGGGGCCGACCTCAAGGACGAACGGGTCACCGGCGCCAAGGCCCGCTTCGAACGGGCGGCGCGGCGGCTGCGCGCGGCGGCCGGGGCCAAGAAGGGACTGAAGGTCCTGGCGGTCGCGGCACAGCCGGACACGATCTCCGCCGGCGTGCCCACCTCCTTCGCCGACGTCCGTTACTACAGCGAGCTGGGGGTGGAGTTCGTCGTGCCGCGCAAGCCCGGCCGTGACGGGTTCTGGGAGAACCGGAGCTGGGAGAACGCCGACCTCTACGACGCCGATGTGATCTTCCTCGACCAGCGCCCCAACAACGTGCCGATGGACGAACTGGCCAGGAGCAAACCCACCTGGAGCCGACTCCCGGCGGTCAAAGCCGGACAGGTCGTCGCCTGGAACAACGAGGCCCAGTACAGCTACGCGGGCTACGCCCCACTCCTCGAACGCCTGGCCGACGCGGTGGAGCGAGCGCATAAAGTGACCTGA
- a CDS encoding serine protease, with protein sequence MKSYLKHLKRATAVGAVTLAALSLQPLSAGAAPAAEPGTSSSPGPSVVGGTRAAQGEFPFMVRLSMGCGGALYSSTIVLTAAHCVDGSGPNTSITATAGVVDLQNPKAVKVRSTEVLQAPGYNGKGKDWALIKLAKPVKLPTLKIAQSAQYNNGTFDIAGWGAAREGGSQQRYLLKAKVPFVDDATCLRAYGDDLTPGEEICAGKMSTGGVDTCQGDSGGPMFRKDDGGQWIQVGIVSWGEGCARPGKPGVYTEVSTFAADIKAAASRLGG encoded by the coding sequence TTGAAGAGCTACCTCAAGCACCTGAAGAGAGCCACGGCGGTCGGCGCCGTCACTCTGGCGGCCCTGAGCCTCCAGCCCCTGTCAGCCGGCGCGGCACCGGCCGCCGAACCAGGAACCAGCAGCAGCCCCGGCCCCTCGGTCGTCGGCGGCACCCGGGCCGCCCAGGGCGAATTCCCCTTCATGGTCCGCCTGTCCATGGGCTGCGGCGGAGCTCTCTACAGCAGCACCATCGTGCTGACCGCCGCCCACTGCGTCGACGGCAGCGGCCCCAACACCTCCATAACCGCCACCGCCGGAGTCGTGGACCTCCAGAACCCCAAGGCGGTCAAGGTCAGGTCGACCGAGGTCCTCCAGGCCCCCGGCTACAACGGCAAGGGCAAGGACTGGGCGCTGATCAAGCTCGCCAAGCCCGTCAAACTGCCGACGCTGAAGATCGCCCAGAGCGCCCAGTACAACAACGGCACCTTCGACATCGCGGGCTGGGGCGCCGCCAGGGAAGGCGGCAGCCAGCAGCGCTACCTGCTCAAGGCCAAGGTGCCCTTCGTCGACGACGCCACCTGCCTGCGGGCGTACGGCGACGATCTGACCCCCGGCGAGGAGATCTGCGCCGGCAAGATGAGCACCGGCGGCGTCGACACCTGCCAGGGCGACTCCGGCGGCCCGATGTTCCGCAAGGACGACGGCGGTCAGTGGATCCAGGTCGGCATCGTGAGCTGGGGCGAGGGCTGCGCCCGCCCCGGGAAGCCCGGCGTCTACACCGAGGTGAGCACGTTCGCGGCGGACATCAAGGCCGCTGCCTCCCGCCTCGGGGGCTGA
- a CDS encoding acyl-CoA dehydrogenase family protein, with protein sequence MTTTPSRPAPSAGPAAPFSASASSPAPAREELVARAQALQPLLREHAARIEADRRVTDEVIDALTRAGLFKLTVPRRFGGYESDVRTLIDVTAALAEGDGSTGWVAAVINTCNWLAALFPEQAQEEVFGDDPEARVTGVFSPTATSRRVEGGWRMTGRWYYNSGSSHSSWAVLGMPITDENGEVADQAMVLAPCSELSLEDTWFVAGMRGTASNCLIAEDVFVPEHRVMSVPGAIEGDVPADHGPSGLFRTAFAPLLAVGLAGPQLGLGRAALKLVTEKAATKPMSYTYYETQADSVGVQIQVAEAAMKIDTAHLHVHRAATDLDTAAARGVDLDLLTRARVRADTGHAIENLLSALSTLADVHGAGTFADANTLQRIWRDASVAGRHAASRPAVGMEIYGKVLLGVEERITPYV encoded by the coding sequence ATGACCACCACGCCTTCCCGTCCCGCGCCGTCCGCCGGGCCGGCTGCCCCCTTCTCGGCTTCGGCTTCCAGCCCCGCCCCGGCCCGGGAGGAACTCGTGGCCCGGGCGCAGGCGCTGCAGCCGCTGCTGCGCGAGCACGCCGCCCGGATCGAGGCGGACCGGCGGGTGACCGACGAAGTGATCGACGCGCTGACGCGGGCCGGGCTGTTCAAGCTGACCGTGCCGCGGCGCTTCGGCGGTTACGAGAGCGACGTACGCACCCTGATCGACGTGACGGCCGCACTGGCCGAGGGCGACGGCTCGACGGGCTGGGTGGCCGCCGTCATCAACACGTGCAACTGGCTGGCCGCCCTCTTCCCCGAGCAGGCGCAGGAAGAGGTCTTCGGCGACGACCCCGAGGCGCGGGTCACCGGAGTGTTCAGTCCGACCGCCACCAGCCGCAGGGTCGAGGGCGGCTGGCGGATGACCGGCCGCTGGTACTACAACTCGGGCTCCTCGCATTCCTCGTGGGCCGTCCTCGGCATGCCGATCACCGATGAGAACGGCGAGGTGGCCGATCAGGCGATGGTCCTGGCGCCATGCTCCGAACTGTCGCTGGAGGACACCTGGTTCGTCGCCGGCATGCGCGGCACCGCCAGCAACTGCCTGATCGCCGAGGACGTCTTCGTACCCGAGCACCGGGTGATGTCCGTGCCGGGCGCCATCGAGGGTGACGTTCCCGCCGACCACGGTCCGAGCGGACTGTTCCGCACCGCGTTCGCCCCGTTGCTGGCCGTGGGGCTCGCAGGTCCTCAGCTCGGGCTCGGGCGCGCCGCGCTGAAGCTCGTCACCGAGAAGGCGGCGACCAAACCGATGTCGTACACGTACTACGAGACCCAGGCGGACTCGGTCGGCGTGCAGATACAGGTCGCCGAGGCCGCCATGAAGATCGACACCGCCCATTTGCACGTGCACCGGGCCGCCACCGACCTCGACACGGCCGCGGCGCGGGGCGTGGACCTCGATCTGCTGACCAGGGCACGAGTGCGCGCCGACACCGGGCACGCCATCGAGAACCTCCTGTCGGCCCTCAGCACCCTGGCCGATGTGCACGGCGCCGGAACCTTCGCGGACGCCAACACGCTCCAGCGGATCTGGCGGGATGCGAGCGTGGCGGGCCGGCACGCGGCGTCCAGGCCCGCGGTGGGCATGGAGATCTACGGGAAGGTGCTGCTCGGGGTCGAGGAGCGGATCACCCCGTACGTGTGA
- a CDS encoding MarR family transcriptional regulator encodes MADAWERERPGTPVSSVGIVTPIWQLAKLLGDDRRRVLARAGVDTATLDLLSVLRRAGEPYTLSTRELGRRSLVTAGAVSQRVARAERAGLVTRRPAAGRSRTVLVALTAAGHELVETTVDQVLHREAELIGGLTGEEQRQLAGLLRVLLLDVQERLGDDRITHVGELD; translated from the coding sequence ATCGCCGACGCATGGGAGCGCGAGCGCCCTGGCACGCCCGTCTCCTCCGTCGGCATCGTGACGCCGATCTGGCAGTTGGCCAAGCTCTTGGGGGACGACCGCCGCCGGGTGCTGGCCCGTGCCGGGGTCGACACCGCCACCTTGGACCTGCTGAGCGTGCTGCGCCGGGCCGGGGAGCCTTACACCCTGAGCACTCGCGAGCTCGGGCGGCGCTCGCTGGTGACGGCCGGTGCGGTCTCACAGCGGGTGGCGCGCGCCGAACGAGCAGGTCTGGTCACGCGCCGGCCCGCAGCGGGCCGCTCCCGTACGGTCCTGGTCGCACTGACCGCCGCGGGGCACGAACTGGTCGAGACGACGGTCGACCAGGTGCTGCACCGGGAGGCGGAGCTGATCGGCGGCCTGACGGGTGAGGAGCAGCGTCAGCTCGCCGGGCTGCTGCGGGTGCTGCTGCTGGACGTACAGGAGCGGCTCGGTGACGACCGGATCACACATGTGGGGGAACTTGACTGA
- a CDS encoding FCD domain-containing protein, which produces MGTADHRTGGHDAHHVRDGAEPPALRRDDWERPTSPSRAETAADRIADRIARTRPGARLGTKEELRAECGVSVGTFNEALRLLQTRGLVTVRPGPGGGLFAAQPPPAARLDAWARSLDERHPEEALRIRDALDPLLVEDALWHASPADIAELRRHVAALDQAAGAADPVAFARADRLLRTHLAALSPSTLLRSLYEGLLAAVERAESASTPETHVLRARYDRLAALVDALDARDRDRALRLAAAPAGTSGRGAAPAS; this is translated from the coding sequence GTGGGAACCGCAGACCACCGCACGGGCGGGCACGACGCACATCACGTACGCGACGGAGCAGAACCCCCCGCCCTGCGCCGCGACGACTGGGAACGCCCCACCTCCCCCTCACGCGCCGAAACCGCCGCCGACCGCATCGCCGACCGCATCGCCCGCACCCGGCCGGGCGCCCGCCTGGGCACCAAGGAGGAACTGCGCGCCGAGTGCGGCGTATCCGTCGGCACGTTCAACGAGGCGCTGCGCCTCCTCCAGACCCGCGGCCTGGTCACCGTGCGGCCCGGCCCCGGCGGGGGACTCTTCGCGGCCCAGCCGCCCCCCGCCGCACGCCTGGACGCCTGGGCCCGGTCCCTGGACGAGCGGCACCCCGAGGAGGCCCTGCGCATCCGCGACGCCCTGGATCCCCTGCTGGTCGAGGACGCCCTGTGGCACGCGTCCCCGGCCGACATCGCCGAGTTGCGACGTCACGTGGCAGCCCTGGACCAGGCGGCCGGCGCCGCCGACCCGGTCGCCTTCGCCCGCGCCGACCGGCTGCTGCGCACCCACCTCGCCGCCCTCAGCCCCAGCACACTGCTGCGTTCGCTGTACGAGGGCCTGCTGGCGGCCGTCGAACGCGCCGAATCCGCAAGCACCCCCGAAACCCACGTCCTCCGTGCCCGGTACGACCGCCTCGCCGCCCTCGTCGACGCCCTCGACGCCCGTGACCGCGACCGGGCCCTGCGCCTGGCCGCCGCTCCCGCCGGCACATCGGGAAGGGGAGCGGCTCCGGCTTCTTGA